AAATCCCCACCACAGAAGTGGAGAAAAGGCTGGGGATGTCAGGGACAGACTTGCAGATCGCTTGAGTAAAGGGGTGAATGGGAGGTTACTTGGAACATTCTGTAGGTCACTTACAGCTAAACTGAAATCTGATGTCTTTGGAAGAGGCAGCACATGTTGTAACTGTTCCATGCCACGAGCAACCCTGAGAAAGAATCATGCCTTCGAATCACAGttccttccctggctcctccctgcTCTCTTGGAGGAGACTGTTTTGCGATAGCCCactagggtatgtttacactgggcTCCCGGGGCTtaggcaaaggggctgtttaattgtggtgtagatgcccgagctctgggaccctcccacctcacaggccCAGCATTCTCCTTCCCCCAACAGCTCAACTCCACTAACTGGTGCCCTGAGGGAAGAGGGCAGGTCCTTGGCTCTCTCCACCCACGCCTCACACAACTGCACAACTGGTAGGAGGTAGTAGTTCTGGGGagcctgctctgccccctgcacACGAAGCAGCAATGCTGGTAGGCTGcacaggggagtggggctggcccTTACTCTGCTGCATGGCCTCAAAGTCCAGGTACAATTTGGCCTTTAGCGGATTAAAGCTACTTGTGGCAGAGAACTAATTGTAACCCATCACTTCTCATGAATGGAAGCAGAGACTACGGAGAAGTGAGCTTTAGAGGAGATAGGATTGATAGCAGGACAGATTTTAGGCACTTTTTATATCATGGTAATGCTTGATGTGGGCAATGGAGCCTCTTGACTGTATGGCATGCATTTTTTCCTAATGAGTTTTACACTGCATGTTGCATATACTTACATACGCTGTATTTTCTCTGGCAgcaccatttgaattctgggctTGTCTAAACAGCAGTTGCTCATCTGCtgctgtgttttattttgctttttctgcTTCCTCCTGTAGTTCTTTTTAAGATcacttggtctttttttttttttttttttttttctgtttatctgGACATGCTACacagtgtgtgtggtggtttgATTGTCAAATAAAAGGTCTCCTACTGGGATCACCAGTGcagtcctattttttttttaatattttaaaactgagcCTAAAATAAGGAAAATGAGCTTTAACGATTAAAACAAAAGCTGAATGAATTACAGTGTGACAACACAAATAAAATTGCAATTACTTTCCCCCTGAAAAACAGTAATTTGGTTATCAGTGTATTTAGTAAACAAAACTCTCTTTTATTGACATAACAGGAAAGTTACAACACTGAACAATTATGTTGTTGTCCTGGGCAGGCACACCCTCCCACCACAAATAGGTCTTGAGTTTCCTGTGAGTTTCTTTTAAGTAGTTACAAGGgagaacttttttttcctgtggttcATAAAAAAGAAACACTTATTAAAGCttctttttaagcaaaacaatggaACAAACCAATGTTTGTTGTATGACCTGCCAAAAGCACAAAGGATGCACAGTGGGCTTTTTTTAGAGCAGGAAGTTTTGTTATTGGAAACTACTACTGTAACATCCCCTGTCCTTGCACTACGCAACCACTGTCTTGTCCTGGAAGCTGTGTTTCTTTATTTGCCTCATCAAACTGGCACAGGCAACCTTCTCCTGCACTTTGTGGGTTTTGTTCCGTCCTGAATGTACTCCCACTTAATCTCCATCTGGACTGAACTTGGTTCACAGTAAACAAACTTCTTGAGTTTTGTGCTCCATTGATTCCTGTGTTTGCACAGGTCAGGGCCTAATGCTAGAATGCTGAATTTGTGAATTGCCTCCTGTTTTCCACTGACTGTTTTGAAATTGGAGTGCTATATGTTACAAAGAGCCTTGAAGCGTTTTCAGATGCAAATATTTCTTTCCAAAACTCTCTTTTATGTGTTCACAGGACTATGCTGTTTCCCTGTAGCTTAGTTATATGTTTAGGGAAGAGCTAGAAATGATTGATTATATCACTTATGGAAGTTAATTAGCCATGaacaaaatttgttttgcttATTTTGACTGTATTGTTTTGCAAGACAAAGGTGGTCCGGCATTCTAAATCAAGCAtcaaaatgtgtttaattttaatgaaatcCTTCTCCTGAGTGCATGAGTGGGAATAAATATAGTAGTCAAAACAAGTCTCTCCTGCTTTCTCAACAATATATGAGAAGAATTTTACctcatgcctttttaaaaaacacagtacTAACATAGGATTTTAGCTTGGTCAAATTTCTTTTCCAAGATACCATAAGATAGTCCATTTCTCTTTATATGGCAGTCACGAAAGtcaaaaaaaagtcaaatagcTTTAATATCAGACACTATATGATGGTAGCTTTTTGTTCCAGGGGCATTCCTTTATTATACATATGTAATGCGGTCATGATTGTGTACTTCTGTCCTTCTGtgtttttcaaatgatttttaagGCACATGTACTTTGACTTTAAGTAACtgaattctttttttctcttcttagAACTGAGGAACTGAAAATGGGCACCACTCAAATCAATACGTCAAGTGCCCCACTCGTTAACGGTATCATCAGCGCTGACCTCAAGACACACAGACCCCGGGTGATGTCCAAAAGTGGTCACAGCAATGTGAGGATTGACAAAGTAGATGGTATATACCTGCTTTACCTTCAAGATTTGTGGACAACGGTTATAGACATGAAGTGGAGATACAAACTTACCCTGTTTGCTGCTACTTTTGTGATGACCTGGTTCCTCTTTGGAGTTATCTATTATGCCATTGCATTTCTTCATGGAGATTTAGAAAGGGatcatttcccccccaaacatATGCCTTGTGTCAAGGAAGTAAATTCACTAACTGGGgcatttctcttttctttggaGTCACAGACAACTATTGGTTATGGCTTTCGTTTCATCACAGAGGAGTGCCCTCATGCCATATTCCTCCTGGTTGCTCAGCTGGTCATCACAACCTTGATTGAGATCTTTATCACTGGTACCTTCTTGGCCAAAATTGCAAGACCCAAAAAACGGGCTGAGACTATTAAGTTCAGTCATTGTGCTGTAATTACCAAACACAATGGAGAGCTTTGCCTTGTGATCAGAGTAGCAAATATGAGGAAGAGTCTTCTGATTCAGTGTCAGCTGTCTGGGAAACTTCTTCAAACCTATGAAACCAAAGAAGGGGAGAGGATCCTGCTCAACCAAGCCAGTGTCAAATTCCATGTTGACTCCTCTTCAGAAAGTCCTTTTCTGATTTTACCTTTAACCTTTTACCATTTATTGGATGAGAGTAGCCCTTTAAGAGATCTCACACCCCAAAACCTAAAAGAAAAGGATTTTGAACTGGTTGTCCTCTTGAATGCCACAGTAGAATCCACTAGTGCCGTCTGCCAAAGCAGAACTTCTTATATACCAGAGGAGATCCACTGGGGTTATGAGTTTGTGCCTgtggtttctctctctcaaaatggaAAATATGTTGCTGATTTTAGTCAGTTTGAGCAAATCAGAAGAAGTGTAGACTCTACTTTTTATAGCATGGACTCTGAAAAACAGAAACTAGAAGAGAGATACAGACAGgaagatgaaagagagagaggactgAGAACAATATTGTTACAGCAAAGCAATGTGTGATTGTatgtagggccggctccaggcaccagcgcagcaagcaggtgcttggggtggccaacggagaggggcagcacgtccggctcttcggcggcaatttggcggcaggtccctctctccttctcagagggaaggacctgcagccaaattgccgccgaagaacaATGTggcagcggtagagctgccgccaaagtgccgccgatcatggcttttttttttccaccgcttggggtggcaaaaatgctggagccggccctgattgtatgAGCAAACTTTAACATTAGTAATGCCTATttacaaactgaaacaaaagcaTACATTATATACTGTATGGCTCTTAAGAAAATGCAGCAGAGACCTCTTAAGCAAGTGCCTTGGTATAGAGTAAAGCTGTCCTTTTGTGAAGTCAAGTTGTTAATCGAGTATTTGTTTTAATTAGGTGGGATTTCTTTGTTTATCATAATGACTTAACAGAGTTGGATTTATTTTGAGAGTCTGCCTTGTACCAGCTGTAAGATCAGACATACTACTTTCCATTTGGTAAGTGGAGTTTGATACCGTGAGAAGATTTCTTCACATAGATATTTGCCATCATTTAATTATAACAGTGGGATCTCAAAGTTAGCACACAGTGCTTCCAGAAGGAAATAGGctcctttaaaatgtttattttcataccagtgctttattttctttaagtGGTCTTAACTAAGTTAATGTGAGAGATGTGTGGTTCAATCAATGCAGACATACTATAGCTGGTAAACAGATCCTTTTATCCTGAATGAGAGAAAATGACTTGTACACTAATAGCCCCGCTGGACTTTGTTAAAAGGGTGTTCTCAGCTCCATTAGGGACCATTAGTTTCTTGAACACTCATTTGTTTTTTTACCATGTTAATGGCAGGCTTGTATATAACATCTAGGGAGGGAGCTGCGGGCAGTTAACATAGAATCAAAACAGTAATTAACTAAGTTAAAACTGGCTTTGCCAAGACTTTTGTTTTCATAAAGTGTAAATCATTTCTATTAGCAGCCTAACAATACATTTCTGAAGGTTGCTTGTTTTGCCATGGGccatatttaatttttgttaaatgaAATCTTGATGACATCT
The DNA window shown above is from Trachemys scripta elegans isolate TJP31775 chromosome 1, CAS_Tse_1.0, whole genome shotgun sequence and carries:
- the KCNJ15 gene encoding ATP-sensitive inward rectifier potassium channel 15, whose amino-acid sequence is MGTTQINTSSAPLVNGIISADLKTHRPRVMSKSGHSNVRIDKVDGIYLLYLQDLWTTVIDMKWRYKLTLFAATFVMTWFLFGVIYYAIAFLHGDLERDHFPPKHMPCVKEVNSLTGAFLFSLESQTTIGYGFRFITEECPHAIFLLVAQLVITTLIEIFITGTFLAKIARPKKRAETIKFSHCAVITKHNGELCLVIRVANMRKSLLIQCQLSGKLLQTYETKEGERILLNQASVKFHVDSSSESPFLILPLTFYHLLDESSPLRDLTPQNLKEKDFELVVLLNATVESTSAVCQSRTSYIPEEIHWGYEFVPVVSLSQNGKYVADFSQFEQIRRSVDSTFYSMDSEKQKLEERYRQEDERERGLRTILLQQSNV